The Candidatus Palauibacter australiensis genome contains the following window.
AGAGCTTCGGCGGGGTGACTCCGGTCTGGCCCTGGTACTTGCCGGCCTTGTCCGCGTAGCTGACCTCGCAGACCTCGTCCGACTCGAAGAAGAGGACCTGCGCGATTCCCTCGTTCGCGTACACGCGCGCCGGGAGCGGCGTCGTGTTGGAGATCTCCAGCGTCACGTGCCCTTCCCACTCCGGCTCGAAGGGCGTGACGTTCACGATGAGGCCGCAGCGCGCGTAGGTGCTCTTCCCGACGCATATGGTGAGGATGTTGCGCGGAATCCGGAAGTACTCGATCGAGCGCGCGAGGGCGAAGGAGTTCGGGGGGATGATGCAGACCTCGCCCGAGTACTCGAGGAAGGAGCGCTCGTCGAACTGCTTGGGGTCGACGACCGGGAAGAGGGCGTTGTGGAAGATCCGGAATTCGTCGGCGACCCGCATGTCGTAGCCGTAGCTGCTGACGCCGTAGGAGATGACGCCGTCGCGCACCTGGCGGTCGGCGAAGGGTTCGATCATCCCGTGCCCGCGCGCCATGCGCCGAATCCAGCCGTCACTCTTGATCGCCATCGGACCTCTCGGTGGGGCGTTATTCCACCCCGTCAACCTACACGGGCGTCAAGGGCGCAGCCGCGTCGCGGGTCAACGAGACGTCGAGCCTCACCTGGTCGTAGGGAACCCGCGGCACGAGCCTGCCGCGTGCGCCCGGCTGCAATTCCACGAGGCCGTACTGTGACATCGTCTTCAGAGTTCGCGAAAGGTTCGACTTGCTGCGCCCGGCCAGCTCCGCGAGCTCCGTGAGCGACCGCGGCCGCTCACGGGCAATCAGTTCCAGAAGCTGCCGGTTATGCTCGGACAGCAGCTTCGCGAAGCTGTCGATCGAGGTGAACCAAACCCTGGGCTCACCCTTCGCGGGCGTGTGCTCGCCACGCGCGATCGCCATGGTGCGAGCCTTCATCTGGTCGTAGCCCGCGATCCCGATCTTCAATGTCCTCATGAGCGTGTCGAGCCCCGGATCTCGGTCAGGTGTCGTCATCAGCAAGGTTATCACATGCTGATAACCCCGGCAAGGCGGATGAGCTGGTGCGTCAGGTTTGGGTGTGGGCGATCCAGGCGGCCCAGATCCAGGCGGCGATGAGGGCGGCGCCGCCGACCGGCGTGATCGCGCCCAGCCAGCCGATGCCGGACAGGGCAAGGGCGTAGAGAGTGCCGCTGAACACCGCGACGCCGCACAGCATGAGGAGCCCGGGACAGTGCCACGCCGCATCGGGCCAGCGGGCCGCCGCGAGGCCGAGCAGGATGAGCCCGAGGGCGTGCAGCATGTGGTAGCGGGCCGCCGTGTCGAAGATCGCGAGGGCCTCCGCCGAGAGGCGGCCTTCGAGCGAGTGGGCGCCGAACGCGCCGGCGGCGACTCCGAGGCCCGCGAGCAGGCACCCGGCCGCGAGCAGCCCGCGGTGCGGCGAACGGGTGCCGGTCAAGCGCGGCCGATCAGTCGAACATCGGGGCGGCGCCCGCGCCCGCCCTCCGCGCCGCCTCTCCGGCGATCGTCTCCATGACCCGGTCCCAGCGCTCCGGACTGATCTCGGCCAGCGTGGCTTCGAGGAGGGCCGCCAGTTCGGCCCCTTCCTCGCGCCGCATGGGGGAATCGCCGTCCTCGCGTTGGAGCCGCCTGCGCAGGTCGGTCGCCCGTTCGAGCAGATCGCGGTGCCGGAGTCGTTCCTCGTAGTTCGTCATCCGCCGACCTGGCTCAGCGCCGCGAGCCCGCCGCTTCCGGCCGCCGTGCCCAACTCCAGGTAGTGGCGCTTCGGCTTCCCGGCGAGCGCCTCCGCCACCGCGCCCTCGATGCGGCCCGTCTCGCGCAGCGGGCCCTTCAGGTCGACCTCGTGGTCGCCGAACAGGCACGTCCGCAGCTTTCCGTCGGCGGTCAGCCGCATGCGGTTGCAGCGTTCGCAGTAGTTGTGGGAGAGCGGCGTGATGGCGCCCACCGTCCCGGCACCGCCCGGGAAGCGGTAGTACACGGCGGGCCCGTTCCCCCGCGGTCCCGGGTCCGGCAGCAGATCCTCGATCGCG
Protein-coding sequences here:
- a CDS encoding helix-turn-helix domain-containing protein, whose amino-acid sequence is MRTLKIGIAGYDQMKARTMAIARGEHTPAKGEPRVWFTSIDSFAKLLSEHNRQLLELIARERPRSLTELAELAGRSKSNLSRTLKTMSQYGLVELQPGARGRLVPRVPYDQVRLDVSLTRDAAAPLTPV
- a CDS encoding DUF423 domain-containing protein, which codes for MTGTRSPHRGLLAAGCLLAGLGVAAGAFGAHSLEGRLSAEALAIFDTAARYHMLHALGLILLGLAAARWPDAAWHCPGLLMLCGVAVFSGTLYALALSGIGWLGAITPVGGAALIAAWIWAAWIAHTQT
- the dcd gene encoding dCTP deaminase; the encoded protein is MAIKSDGWIRRMARGHGMIEPFADRQVRDGVISYGVSSYGYDMRVADEFRIFHNALFPVVDPKQFDERSFLEYSGEVCIIPPNSFALARSIEYFRIPRNILTICVGKSTYARCGLIVNVTPFEPEWEGHVTLEISNTTPLPARVYANEGIAQVLFFESDEVCEVSYADKAGKYQGQTGVTPPKL